In Gossypium arboreum isolate Shixiya-1 chromosome 6, ASM2569848v2, whole genome shotgun sequence, the following are encoded in one genomic region:
- the LOC108486628 gene encoding uncharacterized protein LOC108486628, translating to MAVFDRLVRTTARSWRRIVSPKTLTPLPSSSRQLPPPPLYHHFPGSSNFTIGSDVQQLRLVTAASGSYSILPAVLAGLLGAGMIETTYADADEVSSKPPLPSEPPTSHFNLEETAKKERQRIEQMLKDKGIRYGSYPRFTVAVKGQKVTIKFQIPPSCEVAQLVANLVSHLGLKVDERGGGSDVLLRAWDSSVAWQLTLNPLEKQKETGVNEGHSEYRNGDEGDLCILIFRSLISSDKAEIEFIKQGSLNQKELEAFVSALELAGGRFAQSSSLGNKPREGSAQIPAQKSISSLEAMGVRIYGLDAPHQNKPYNEISWDNIAGYDEQKQEIEDTILLALNSPQVYDDIARGTRQKFESNRPRAVLFEGPPGTGKTSCARVIANQAGVPLLYVPLEIVVSKYYGESERLLGQVFSLANQLPDGAIIFLDEVDSFATARGGEIHEATRRILSVLLRQIDGFEQDKKVVVIAATNRKQDLDPALISRFDSMIVFGLPDEHNRQQIAAQYAKHLTESELAELARITNEMSGRDIRDACQQAERSWASKLIRGQATNNKEQPALPPLEEYIRSATNRRQALLSVAEQRNQNPSPRMKKPPLDLLSLQSTAL from the exons ATGGCAGTTTTCGACCGGCTTGTAAGGACTACTGCTCGTTCATGGCGAAGGATCGTCTCTCCTAAAACCCTAACGCCTTTACCTTCTTCCTCGCGTCAGCTCCCTCCTCCTCCTCTCTACCACC ATTTCCCTGGAAGCTCAAATTTTACTATTGGGTCAGATGTCCAGCAGCTAAGATTGGTGACTGCTGCTTCAGGGTCATACTCTATACTTCCGGCTGTGTTAGCTGGTTTGCTTGGAGCGGGAATGATAGAAACAACTTATGCTGATGCTGATGAG GTCTCCTCCAAACCTCCTCTCCCATCAGAACCTCCTACAAGTCATTTCAACCTTGAGGAAACTGCCAAGAAAGAGAGGCAGCGAATTGAACAGATGCTTAAAGATAAGGGAATACGATATGGTTCTTATCCTCGGTTTACTGTTGCTGTGAAGGGCCAAAAG GTTACAATCAAGTTCCAGATTCCTCCTTCATGTGAAGTTGCACAGTTGGTTGCAAACCTTGTTTCACATCTTGGGCTGAAGGTTGATGAGCGAGGTGGTGGTTCCGATGTGCTATTACGTGCATGGGACAG TTCAGTGGCCTGGCAGCTGACACTTAATCCACTGGAGAAACAGAAGGAAACTGGAGTCAATGAGGGACATTCAGAATATAGGAATGGAGATGAAGGGGATTTATGCATCCTCATTTTCCGTTCACTCATAAGCTCTGACAAAGCG GAAATTGAGTTTATAAAGCAAGGAAGTTTGAATCAGAAGGAGCTTGAAGCCTTCGTATCTGCCTTAGAACTAGCAGGTGGAAGGTTTGCACAAAGTAGCTCTCTGGGAAACAAACCAAGGGAAGGTTCTGCACAGATACCTGCACAAAAATCAATCTCTAGCCTGGAGGCCATGGGGGTAagaatttatggacttgatgcaCCACATCAGAATAAACCATACAATGAGATATCATGGGACAATATTGCTGGATACGATGAACAAAAACA AGAAATAGAAGATACAATTTTGCTGGCTCTAAATAGTCCTCAAGTATATGATGATATAGCTCGTGGGACTCGCCAAAAATTTGAGTCAAATAGACCGAGAGCTGTGCTCTTTGAAGGACCTCCCG GTACAGGGAAGACATCTTGTGCTCGTGTTATTGCTAATCAGGCG GGTGTCCCATTGCTCTATGTACCACTTGAGATTGTTGTGTCAAAGTACTACGGTGAAAGTGAAAGGTTACTGGGGCAAGTTTTCTCTCTTGCCAATCAGCTTCCCGATGGTGCTATCATATTTTTGGATGAG GTTGATTCTTTTGCCACTGCTCGTGGTGGTGAAATTCATGAAGCTACACGTCGAATTTTGTCAGTGCTATTGCGACag atTGATGGATTTGAACAGGACAAAAAAGTAGTTGTCATTGCTGCTACAAATAGAAAACAAGATCTTGATCCTGCATTGATTAG TCGTTTTGATTCAATGATTGTCTTTGGTCTACCCGATGAGCATAACCGTCAGCAAATAGCAGCTCAGTATGCAAAGCATCTTACAGAATCCGAGTTGGCTGAACTTGCTCGAATCACCAACGA AATGTCTGGTAGGGACATCCGGGATGCATGCCAACAAGCAGAGCGGTCATGGGCGTCAAAG CTTATTCGAGGACAAGCAACAAATAACAAAGAACAACCAGCTCTCCCACCTTTGGAGGAATACATCAGAAGTGCCACTAATCGAAGACAGGCCCTTCTCAGTGTTGCAGAGCAGAGAAACCAAAACCCAAGCCCTCGTATGAAGAAACCTCCATTAGATTTGTTGTCTTTGCAATCTACAGCACTTTAG
- the LOC108486629 gene encoding uncharacterized protein At4g22160 — protein MADPTAPPNPTLTKDDNCLKYTCDAGFFSNPHPSDTPNLDEEDSNSPPTFDSDDCDSDCDSTHFTDLSAGLRVFSDSILRMELAGMEMVKAMEASRCEAEKRRAESEAELTRMMFRTQSQIASFVAGDADTRKRKRGADDEPRDSSVRQGALLLSLLQCNLIF, from the exons ATGGCGGACCCGACTGCTCCACCCAATCCGACCCTCACCAAAGACGACAATTGTCTAAAATACACCTGCGATGCTGGGTTTTTCTCTAACCCACACCCCTCCGACACTCCAAACCTCGACGAAGAAGATTCCAACAGTCCACCCACTTTTGATTCCGACGACTGCGACTCTGATTGTGATTCCACGCACTTCACTGATCTCTCCGCCGGTCTTCGTGTCTTCTCTGATTCGATTCTTAGGATGGAGCTGGCCGGGATGGAGATGGTCAAGGCAATGGAAGCCTCCAGATGTGAGGCGGAGAAACGGAGGGCGGAATCCGAGGCCGAAttgactcggatgatgttccgaACTCAGTCCCAGATCGCTTCGTTTGTCGCCGGAGATGCTGATACCAGGAAACGGAAGCGTGGAGCAGATGACGAACCAAGGGATTCCTCTGTTAG ACAAGGAGCTTTGCTGCTGAGCTTGTTGCAGTGCAACTTAATCTTCTGA